From one Streptomyces chromofuscus genomic stretch:
- a CDS encoding NUDIX domain-containing protein, translated as MTAGVDTPDRRGRTGLDRAGRDLTGNPRVRVRDVTLLSSHWYVERTTTFDFQHADGTWSTQERETHDRGNGATMLLYDASRETVLLTRQFRFPVYVNGHPDGMLVETPGGLLDDDDEHPEEAVRREVIEETGHTIGAVQHVFDVYMSPGSVTERVSFYAAAYGPSTRTHEGGGLGEEGEDIEIVELPFPRALEMIRTGEIADAKTIMLLQWAALEGPFAKR; from the coding sequence ATGACCGCCGGTGTCGACACCCCGGACCGCCGCGGCCGCACCGGGCTCGACCGGGCCGGCCGCGACCTGACCGGCAATCCGCGGGTGCGGGTGCGGGACGTGACGCTGCTCTCCAGCCACTGGTACGTGGAGCGCACCACCACCTTCGACTTCCAGCACGCCGACGGCACCTGGAGCACCCAGGAGCGCGAGACGCACGACCGTGGCAACGGCGCCACGATGCTGCTGTACGACGCCTCGCGCGAGACCGTGCTGCTCACCCGCCAGTTCCGCTTCCCGGTGTACGTCAACGGACACCCCGACGGCATGCTGGTCGAGACGCCCGGCGGACTGCTCGACGACGACGACGAGCACCCGGAGGAGGCCGTACGGCGTGAGGTGATCGAGGAGACCGGGCACACCATCGGCGCCGTCCAGCACGTCTTCGACGTCTACATGAGCCCCGGCTCGGTCACCGAACGCGTCAGCTTCTACGCCGCCGCCTACGGACCGTCGACCCGCACCCACGAGGGCGGCGGGCTCGGCGAGGAGGGCGAGGACATCGAGATCGTCGAACTGCCCTTCCCCCGGGCCCTGGAGATGATCCGCACCGGCGAGATCGCCGACGCCAAGACCATCATGCTGCTGCAATGGGCCGCCCTCGAAGGTCCGTTCGCCAAGCGGTAG
- a CDS encoding sugar ABC transporter substrate-binding protein, with translation MDRSRRIPSALAVAAAAALVLAGCSSGSGGKKAEEGADGASAGKATTPRMTVALVTHQAPGDTFWDIVRKGAEAAAAKDNIKLVYSADPNAGNQANLVQNAIDQKVDGIAVTLAKPDALKDVLGKAEQAGIPVVGLNSGLSDWKRLGLLQFFGQDENVAGEALGKRLNEEGAKKAVCVIQEQGNIGLTQRCDGVKKTFEGTTEILNVNGTDMPSVKSTITAKLKQDGAIDHVVTLGAPFALTAVQSVSEAGSKAKVATFDLNKDLTGAIQRGDIEFAVDQQPYLQGYLAVDGLWLYKNNGNYSGGGEQPVLTGPAFVDRSNVERVAGYAAKGTR, from the coding sequence ATGGACCGCTCTCGCAGAATCCCCTCCGCTCTGGCCGTGGCAGCGGCGGCGGCCCTCGTCCTCGCCGGCTGCTCCAGCGGCTCCGGCGGCAAGAAGGCCGAGGAGGGAGCGGACGGCGCCTCGGCGGGCAAGGCCACCACCCCCCGGATGACGGTCGCCCTGGTCACCCACCAGGCGCCGGGCGACACCTTCTGGGACATCGTGCGCAAGGGCGCCGAGGCCGCCGCCGCAAAGGACAACATCAAGCTGGTGTACTCGGCCGACCCCAACGCCGGCAACCAGGCCAACCTGGTGCAGAACGCCATCGACCAGAAGGTCGACGGCATCGCCGTCACCCTCGCCAAGCCCGACGCCCTGAAGGACGTCCTCGGCAAGGCCGAGCAGGCCGGCATACCCGTCGTCGGCCTCAACTCCGGCCTGAGCGACTGGAAGCGGCTCGGCCTGCTGCAGTTCTTCGGGCAGGACGAGAACGTGGCCGGCGAGGCGCTTGGCAAGCGGCTCAACGAGGAGGGCGCGAAGAAGGCCGTCTGCGTGATCCAGGAGCAGGGCAACATCGGCCTCACCCAGCGCTGCGACGGGGTGAAGAAGACGTTCGAGGGAACCACGGAGATCCTGAACGTCAACGGCACCGACATGCCCTCCGTGAAGTCGACGATCACCGCCAAGCTGAAGCAGGACGGCGCCATCGACCACGTCGTCACCCTCGGCGCCCCCTTCGCGCTGACCGCGGTGCAGTCCGTCTCCGAGGCGGGCAGCAAGGCGAAGGTCGCGACCTTCGACCTCAACAAGGACCTCACCGGCGCCATCCAGCGCGGCGACATCGAGTTCGCCGTCGACCAGCAGCCCTACCTCCAGGGGTACCTCGCCGTCGACGGGCTGTGGCTGTACAAGAACAACGGCAACTACAGCGGCGGCGGTGAGCAGCCGGTGCTGACCGGCCCCGCGTTCGTCGACCGGTCCAACGTCGAGCGGGTCGCCGGGTACGCCGCGAAGGGGACCCGGTGA
- a CDS encoding ABC transporter permease, whose protein sequence is MGTTQQAAPAVTTPPAPGPRHTDGRTRERPLVLRLLARPEVGVFLGAVAVFVFFLIAAPSLRQGGSMATVLYQASTIGIMALPVALLMIGGEFDLSAGVAVITSALTAAMLSYQLTLNVWTGVIVALVVSLAVGAFNGWMLVKTGLPSFLVTLGTFLILQGVNLAVTKLVTGNVATDDISTMDGFDQARALFASSFDVGGVQVKITVVWWLVFAALATWVLLRTKYGNWIFAVGGNKESARAVGVPVTFTKISLFVVVGFGAWFVGMHQLFSFNTVQSGEGVGQELIYIAAAVIGGCLLTGGHGSAIGPVFGAFMFGMVQQGIVYAGWNPDWFKAFLGVMLLGAVLINLWVQRTATRR, encoded by the coding sequence ATGGGCACGACCCAGCAGGCCGCGCCGGCGGTGACCACACCGCCGGCCCCCGGCCCCCGGCACACCGACGGACGCACCCGGGAGCGGCCCCTGGTGCTGAGGCTGCTCGCCCGGCCCGAGGTCGGCGTCTTCCTCGGCGCGGTCGCCGTGTTCGTCTTCTTCCTGATCGCCGCGCCCTCCCTGCGCCAGGGCGGGTCGATGGCCACGGTCCTCTACCAGGCGTCGACCATCGGGATCATGGCGCTGCCCGTGGCGCTGCTGATGATCGGCGGCGAGTTCGACCTGTCGGCCGGCGTGGCCGTGATCACCTCGGCTCTCACCGCGGCCATGCTCAGCTACCAGCTGACCCTGAACGTCTGGACGGGCGTGATCGTCGCGCTCGTGGTGTCGCTCGCCGTCGGCGCGTTCAACGGCTGGATGCTGGTGAAGACGGGGTTGCCGAGCTTCCTGGTCACCCTTGGCACCTTCCTGATCCTCCAGGGCGTCAACCTCGCCGTCACCAAGCTGGTCACCGGCAACGTCGCCACCGACGACATCAGCACCATGGACGGCTTCGACCAGGCCAGGGCGCTGTTCGCCTCGTCCTTCGACGTCGGCGGCGTCCAGGTGAAGATCACTGTGGTGTGGTGGCTGGTCTTCGCGGCCCTGGCCACCTGGGTGCTGCTGCGCACCAAGTACGGCAACTGGATCTTCGCCGTCGGCGGCAACAAGGAGAGCGCCCGGGCGGTCGGCGTCCCGGTGACCTTCACCAAGATCAGCCTCTTCGTGGTGGTCGGCTTCGGCGCCTGGTTCGTCGGCATGCACCAGCTGTTCTCCTTCAACACCGTGCAGTCCGGCGAGGGCGTCGGCCAGGAGCTGATCTACATCGCCGCGGCGGTGATCGGCGGCTGTCTGCTCACCGGCGGACACGGCTCCGCGATCGGCCCGGTCTTCGGAGCCTTCATGTTCGGCATGGTCCAGCAGGGCATCGTCTACGCGGGCTGGAACCCCGACTGGTTCAAGGCCTTCCTCGGTGTGATGCTGCTCGGTGCCGTCCTCATCAATCTGTGGGTGCAGCGCACCGCGACCCGGAGGTGA
- a CDS encoding ATP-binding cassette domain-containing protein, with amino-acid sequence MTTAHGALLPDTAPRQQGALVELRRAGKSYGNVRALYGVDLAVHPGRVTCVLGDNGAGKSTLIKIVSGLHQHTEGEFLVDGEPVRFSTPREALDKGIAAVYQDLATVPLMPVWRNFFLGSELTKGPWPVRRLDIARMKRTADEELRAMGIVLDDLEQPIGTLSGGQRQCVAIARAVHFGARVLILDEPTAALGVKQSGVVLKYIAAARDRGLGVIFITHNPHHAYMVGDHFSVLRLGTLELSADRSEVSPEELTNHMAGGTELAALKHELAQVRGVDVEELPEAEDLTAPATAPDAPAASPTPPTAAPASPEGTP; translated from the coding sequence ATGACCACCGCCCACGGAGCCCTGCTCCCGGACACCGCCCCCCGGCAGCAGGGCGCCCTCGTCGAACTGCGCCGCGCCGGCAAGTCCTACGGCAACGTCCGCGCCCTGTACGGCGTCGACCTCGCCGTCCACCCGGGCCGGGTGACCTGCGTGCTCGGCGACAACGGCGCCGGCAAGTCCACCCTCATCAAGATCGTCTCCGGGCTGCACCAGCACACCGAGGGCGAGTTCCTCGTCGACGGCGAGCCGGTGCGCTTCTCGACCCCGCGCGAGGCCCTCGACAAGGGCATCGCCGCCGTGTACCAGGACCTCGCGACCGTCCCGCTGATGCCCGTCTGGCGCAACTTCTTCCTCGGCTCCGAGCTCACCAAGGGCCCCTGGCCGGTCCGCCGTCTCGACATCGCCCGCATGAAGCGGACCGCCGACGAGGAACTGCGCGCCATGGGCATCGTCCTGGACGACCTGGAGCAGCCCATCGGCACGCTCTCCGGCGGCCAGCGCCAGTGCGTGGCGATCGCCCGCGCCGTCCACTTCGGCGCCCGCGTGCTGATCCTGGACGAGCCGACGGCGGCCCTCGGCGTCAAGCAGTCGGGCGTGGTGCTGAAGTACATCGCCGCCGCGCGCGACCGTGGCCTCGGCGTCATCTTCATCACCCACAATCCGCACCACGCGTACATGGTCGGCGACCACTTCAGCGTGCTGCGCCTCGGCACGCTCGAACTGAGCGCCGACCGCAGCGAGGTGAGCCCGGAGGAGCTGACCAACCACATGGCGGGCGGCACCGAACTCGCCGCGCTCAAGCACGAGCTGGCGCAGGTGCGGGGCGTCGACGTCGAGGAACTCCCCGAGGCGGAGGACCTCACGGCGCCCGCGACGGCACCCGACGCCCCCGCGGCGTCCCCCACCCCGCCCACCGCCGCACCGGCCTCTCCCGAAGGGACCCCCTGA
- a CDS encoding sugar phosphate isomerase/epimerase family protein: MADTPVLDRIRVGSAPDSWGVWFPDDPRQVPWERFLDEVAEAGYSWIELGPYGYLPTDPARLTDETDRRGLKVSAGTVFTGLHRGPSVWESTWEHVSQVADLTRAMGAGHLVVIPSFWRDDKTAEILEPPELTAEQWAYLTKGMERLGHEVKETYGLDIVVHPHADTHIDTEEHVERFLDSTDSELVNLCLDTGHYAYCGGDSVKLIETYGERIGYLHLKQVDPEILADVVAHQVPFGPAVQRGVMCEPPSGVPELGPVLTAAQNLGVELFAIVEQDMYPCEPDKPLPIAVRTRKFLRSCGA, translated from the coding sequence ATGGCCGACACCCCCGTCCTCGACCGCATCCGGGTCGGCTCGGCGCCGGACTCCTGGGGCGTCTGGTTCCCCGACGACCCCCGGCAGGTGCCCTGGGAACGCTTCCTCGACGAGGTCGCCGAGGCCGGCTACTCCTGGATCGAGCTGGGACCGTACGGCTATCTGCCGACCGACCCGGCGCGGCTCACCGACGAGACGGACAGGCGCGGCCTGAAGGTGTCGGCCGGCACCGTCTTCACCGGCCTGCACCGCGGACCGTCCGTCTGGGAGTCCACCTGGGAGCACGTCAGCCAGGTCGCCGACCTCACCCGGGCCATGGGCGCCGGGCACCTCGTGGTGATCCCCTCGTTCTGGCGCGACGACAAGACCGCCGAGATCCTGGAGCCGCCGGAGCTGACGGCCGAGCAGTGGGCGTACCTGACCAAGGGCATGGAACGCCTCGGGCACGAGGTCAAGGAGACGTACGGCCTCGACATCGTCGTCCACCCGCACGCCGACACCCACATCGACACCGAGGAGCACGTCGAGCGCTTCCTCGACTCCACGGACTCCGAGCTGGTCAACCTCTGCCTGGACACCGGGCACTACGCCTACTGCGGCGGTGACAGCGTCAAACTGATCGAGACGTACGGCGAGCGCATCGGCTACCTGCACCTCAAGCAGGTCGACCCGGAGATCCTCGCGGACGTCGTCGCCCACCAGGTGCCGTTCGGGCCCGCCGTGCAGCGCGGGGTGATGTGCGAACCGCCCTCCGGCGTCCCCGAGCTGGGGCCGGTCCTCACGGCCGCCCAGAACCTGGGCGTGGAGCTGTTCGCGATCGTCGAGCAGGACATGTACCCCTGCGAGCCGGACAAGCCGCTGCCGATCGCGGTCCGCACCCGGAAGTTCCTGCGCTCCTGCGGCGCCTGA
- a CDS encoding DUF3068 domain-containing protein: MRRSASPLSLVLLGLGVFLLVLAPMLVWYVTPRAAVNPVDIDVTAVYRGQGSYFDVEATETVHDRPVTVTQRVRGDVGDSDGDRAVWDVVTTVDTQKSLPAADPHDALDFSTARWVTDRRTNRPAHCCREQPYHEGEAYLKFPFDVQKRPYRWWDSQLGSTVTLAYRGTERIRGYRGYVFTGTVPPTRIGTRQVPGALVGRPGAAQVFAEEWYSNHGIKLVVDQATGRVLYARLGPRQTLRAPGATKDAVVLLDVRRLSHTPDTQRFAVDKAKADGARLRAVGRTVPIAATAAGFVLAVVGGVLVVRGRGRPADER, encoded by the coding sequence ATGCGCCGTAGCGCCTCACCCCTCTCCCTGGTCCTGCTGGGCCTGGGTGTCTTCCTGCTCGTCCTCGCGCCGATGCTCGTGTGGTACGTCACGCCGCGCGCGGCCGTGAACCCGGTGGACATCGACGTCACCGCCGTCTACCGGGGCCAGGGCAGCTATTTCGACGTCGAGGCGACCGAGACGGTCCACGACCGGCCCGTCACCGTCACGCAGCGGGTGCGCGGCGACGTCGGTGACAGCGACGGCGACCGGGCGGTGTGGGACGTGGTCACCACGGTCGACACGCAGAAGTCGCTGCCCGCCGCCGACCCGCACGACGCGCTGGACTTCTCGACCGCCCGCTGGGTCACCGACCGCAGGACCAACCGGCCCGCGCACTGCTGCCGGGAGCAGCCGTACCACGAGGGCGAGGCCTACCTGAAGTTCCCGTTCGACGTGCAGAAACGCCCGTACCGCTGGTGGGACAGCCAGCTCGGCTCGACGGTCACGCTCGCCTACCGGGGCACCGAGAGGATCCGCGGCTACCGGGGGTACGTCTTCACGGGCACGGTCCCGCCCACCAGGATCGGCACCCGTCAGGTGCCGGGCGCCCTGGTCGGACGGCCCGGCGCCGCGCAGGTGTTCGCCGAGGAGTGGTACTCCAACCACGGCATCAAGCTGGTCGTCGACCAGGCCACGGGCCGCGTCCTGTACGCCCGGCTGGGCCCGCGCCAGACCCTGCGCGCCCCGGGTGCGACGAAGGACGCCGTGGTCCTGCTGGACGTCAGGAGGCTCAGCCACACCCCGGACACGCAGAGGTTCGCCGTCGACAAGGCGAAGGCGGACGGCGCCCGGCTGCGCGCGGTCGGCCGGACGGTGCCGATCGCGGCGACCGCCGCCGGCTTCGTGCTCGCCGTGGTGGGCGGAGTGCTGGTGGTACGAGGGCGGGGGCGGCCCGCGGACGAGCGGTGA
- a CDS encoding GNAT family N-acetyltransferase codes for MIFRTLTESGLDRVLALLPAGQVGVWADADLFRKRLATGEYRPEWTWVAEETGEPHAVAVWWGNPGDERPGALDTLNAVASPARTDVAAELLAAAHTAFGQARPEFHLLLPADWRERPDVVADLGWRREAARRAGLTTAVERLRYEWTRDSGVPAPSRRLRFRPEADDEVFAGLFRRVLDGTLDAASRAQALAVGAEAQARADVAFYRDSMPGERSWWRVAEDAGGRTVGFALPSRNTGSHVVGYLGVLPEQRGHGYVDDLLAEITRVLAQEAGADVVRADTDLTNHPMAAAFDRLGYRNVARRLVLSAA; via the coding sequence GTGATCTTCCGCACCCTCACCGAGTCCGGTCTCGACCGCGTCCTCGCCCTGCTGCCCGCCGGCCAGGTCGGCGTCTGGGCCGACGCGGACCTCTTCCGGAAGCGGCTCGCCACGGGTGAGTACCGGCCCGAGTGGACGTGGGTCGCGGAGGAGACCGGTGAGCCGCACGCCGTGGCGGTGTGGTGGGGCAACCCCGGTGACGAGCGGCCCGGCGCGCTCGACACCCTCAACGCCGTCGCGTCGCCGGCTCGTACGGATGTCGCCGCCGAGCTCCTTGCCGCGGCCCACACGGCCTTCGGGCAAGCCCGGCCGGAGTTCCATCTGCTGCTGCCCGCCGACTGGCGGGAGCGCCCGGACGTCGTCGCCGACCTCGGCTGGCGGCGGGAGGCGGCCCGGCGCGCCGGTCTCACCACGGCGGTCGAACGACTGCGCTACGAGTGGACCCGCGACAGCGGCGTCCCCGCGCCGTCCCGCCGGCTGCGCTTTCGCCCCGAGGCCGACGACGAGGTCTTCGCCGGCCTGTTCCGCCGGGTGCTCGACGGCACGCTCGACGCCGCGTCCCGGGCGCAGGCGCTGGCCGTGGGCGCCGAGGCGCAGGCCCGGGCCGACGTCGCCTTCTACCGCGACTCGATGCCGGGTGAGCGCTCCTGGTGGCGGGTGGCCGAGGACGCGGGCGGCCGTACGGTCGGCTTCGCGCTGCCCTCCCGCAACACCGGCTCGCACGTCGTCGGCTATCTGGGCGTCCTGCCCGAGCAGCGCGGCCACGGCTACGTCGACGACCTGCTCGCCGAGATCACCCGCGTGCTCGCGCAGGAGGCCGGCGCGGACGTCGTCCGGGCGGACACCGACCTGACGAACCACCCGATGGCCGCCGCCTTCGACCGCCTCGGGTACCGGAACGTCGCCAGGCGGCTGGTCCTGTCGGCGGCGTGA
- a CDS encoding glutamate decarboxylase: MALHQTSRPAPDPADDVYTLPISEQELPKHRMPDGVSDARAVRALIHDELSLDGDASQNLATFCTTWAEPEVHQLMDECLGKNMVDKDEYPQTAAIESRCVHMLADLWNSPDGATTLGCSTTGSSEAGMLGGLALKWRWRERRRAAGRPADRPNLVVGPVQVCWKKFARYFDVELRQVPLEKDALGLRAHQLRDHVDENTIGVVAILGVTYTCVYEPVAEIAAELDRIQQDTGLDIPLHVDAASGGFVAPFLQPDLVWDFRLPRVASINVSGHKYGMAPLGVGWVVWRSPDLLPEDLVFRVSYLGGDMPTFALNFSRPGGEVVAQYYNLLRLGREGYAKVHGACARTARMLAERVAAMGPFTVLYDGQDALPAVTWTLTGPDASPFTLYDITDQLRRRGWQVPAYPLAPGRQDTVVQRVLVRHGTSYDKIALLADDLRAAVGHLSEGPTSHVARRPAFHH; the protein is encoded by the coding sequence ATGGCCCTGCACCAGACCAGCCGCCCGGCGCCGGACCCCGCCGACGACGTGTACACCCTGCCCATCAGCGAGCAGGAGCTGCCCAAGCACCGGATGCCCGACGGCGTGTCCGACGCCCGCGCCGTGCGGGCCCTCATCCACGACGAGCTCAGCCTGGACGGCGACGCCTCGCAGAACCTGGCGACCTTCTGCACCACCTGGGCGGAGCCCGAGGTGCACCAGCTGATGGACGAGTGCCTCGGCAAGAACATGGTCGACAAGGACGAGTACCCGCAGACCGCCGCGATCGAGAGCCGCTGCGTCCACATGCTCGCCGACCTGTGGAACTCCCCGGACGGCGCCACCACCCTCGGCTGCTCCACCACCGGCTCCAGCGAGGCCGGCATGCTCGGCGGACTCGCCCTGAAGTGGCGCTGGCGGGAACGCCGCCGCGCCGCGGGCAGGCCCGCCGACCGCCCCAACCTGGTCGTCGGGCCGGTCCAGGTGTGCTGGAAGAAGTTCGCCCGCTACTTCGACGTCGAACTGCGCCAGGTCCCGCTGGAGAAGGACGCCTTGGGCCTGCGCGCGCACCAACTGCGCGACCACGTCGACGAGAACACCATCGGCGTGGTGGCGATCCTCGGCGTCACCTACACCTGCGTCTACGAGCCGGTCGCCGAGATCGCCGCGGAACTCGACCGCATCCAGCAGGACACCGGCCTCGACATCCCGCTGCACGTCGACGCGGCCAGCGGCGGCTTCGTCGCCCCGTTCCTCCAGCCCGACCTGGTGTGGGACTTCCGGCTGCCCCGCGTCGCCTCCATCAACGTCTCCGGCCACAAGTACGGCATGGCTCCCCTCGGCGTCGGCTGGGTCGTCTGGCGCTCACCCGACCTGCTCCCCGAGGACCTGGTGTTCCGCGTCTCCTACCTCGGCGGCGACATGCCCACCTTCGCCCTGAACTTCTCCCGCCCCGGCGGCGAGGTCGTCGCCCAGTACTACAACCTGCTGCGCCTCGGCCGCGAGGGCTACGCCAAGGTGCACGGCGCCTGCGCGCGCACCGCCCGGATGCTCGCCGAACGGGTCGCCGCGATGGGCCCCTTCACCGTCCTCTACGACGGCCAGGACGCCCTGCCGGCCGTCACGTGGACGCTGACCGGGCCCGACGCGAGCCCCTTCACGCTGTACGACATCACCGACCAGCTGCGCCGCCGGGGCTGGCAGGTCCCGGCGTACCCGCTCGCCCCCGGGCGGCAGGACACCGTCGTGCAGCGCGTCCTGGTACGGCACGGCACCAGCTACGACAAGATCGCGCTGCTCGCGGACGACCTGCGCGCCGCCGTCGGACACCTCAGCGAGGGACCGACGTCCCATGTCGCGCGGCGGCCGGCGTTCCACCACTGA
- a CDS encoding Gfo/Idh/MocA family protein: protein MRIGILGLGRIGAFHAETLSGLDAVESLVLADPFADAAKTAAERFGAEVADSPEAVLAAGVDGVVIAAATDAHPALILAAVDAGVPVFCEKPVARTMPEGVAVLKAVQGRDVPVQIGYNRRFDAGFVAARDAVLSGELGELHTVRSTTLDPAPPSAAYIAASGGIFRDCSVHDFDIVRWVTGREVTEVYAVGGNRGAQYIAQAGDADTTGALLTLDDGTIAVISNSRHNGRGYDVRMELHGFRDSIAVGLEDKLPLRSVEPGVTFPAGTPHDFFMDRFTAAYRAELTAFTEVVAGTRPSPCTVADALEAGWIAEACTLSLQEHRPVRVEEVRVVRLSGGTPAAARHGTSVPR from the coding sequence ATGCGCATCGGAATCCTCGGCCTCGGCCGCATCGGCGCCTTCCACGCCGAGACCCTCTCCGGACTCGACGCGGTCGAGTCGCTCGTCCTCGCCGACCCGTTCGCGGACGCGGCCAAGACCGCCGCCGAGCGGTTCGGGGCCGAGGTCGCCGACTCGCCCGAGGCGGTGCTGGCCGCCGGCGTCGACGGCGTGGTGATCGCCGCCGCGACCGACGCCCACCCCGCGCTGATCCTCGCGGCGGTCGACGCGGGCGTGCCCGTGTTCTGCGAGAAGCCCGTCGCCCGCACCATGCCCGAGGGTGTGGCGGTGCTCAAGGCCGTCCAGGGCCGGGACGTGCCGGTGCAGATCGGGTACAACCGGCGCTTCGACGCCGGGTTCGTCGCCGCGCGGGACGCCGTGCTCTCCGGTGAACTGGGCGAGCTGCACACCGTCCGGTCGACCACGCTGGACCCGGCGCCGCCGTCGGCCGCGTACATCGCCGCCTCCGGCGGCATCTTCCGCGACTGCTCCGTGCACGACTTCGACATCGTCCGCTGGGTGACGGGCCGCGAGGTGACCGAGGTGTACGCCGTCGGCGGCAACCGGGGCGCGCAGTACATCGCACAGGCGGGCGACGCCGACACCACGGGCGCGCTGCTCACGCTGGACGACGGCACGATCGCCGTGATCTCCAACAGCCGCCACAACGGCCGGGGTTACGACGTGCGGATGGAGCTGCACGGCTTCCGGGACTCGATCGCCGTCGGCCTGGAGGACAAGCTGCCGCTGCGATCGGTGGAGCCCGGGGTGACCTTCCCGGCGGGCACCCCGCACGACTTCTTCATGGACCGCTTCACCGCCGCCTACCGCGCCGAGCTCACCGCGTTCACCGAGGTCGTCGCGGGGACCCGGCCCTCGCCGTGCACGGTCGCGGACGCGCTCGAGGCGGGCTGGATCGCGGAGGCGTGCACGCTGTCGCTCCAGGAGCACCGGCCCGTGCGCGTCGAGGAGGTCCGCGTCGTCCGGCTCAGTGGTGGAACGCCGGCCGCCGCGCGACATGGGACGTCGGTCCCTCGCTGA